CCAGTTGCGCGACCTTCTCATGCCCGAGGCAACGCATCGTCAATACCCAGCCGCCATAACCACGCTGAATTTGGCTGGCGATAAGATTCACCCGAGGTAACCAGGGCGTATCGAAATAGACCGCTTCAACCAGCGGCTGTGGAGAACCGGTAATCAACCAGATATCAGCATCGGAACTGAGCAAGTAGGTGGTCAGGCGCTCTTGCACCAGCGGAAAGGCAGTAACATTGTCGCGAAACCAGTGTACAAAATCGGCTTGTAATGCCTGTAAACGCGCTTCGCTGTGACCAAAAGTGCATCCCCACAATAGCAGACTCATCGGCCAGCGCGCAGCACGGCCTTTTATCAATAATGCCATGGCAATAACCGGCAATAGCGGCAGGACAAGCAGTGTATTCAGCGGTTGGCGACGCAGTAAGTAGCGCAGAAAACTACCGAACATATCCTGTTGATGCAATGTTCCATCTAAGTCAAAAAACACCACACGACGCTCGTGAGTTGCCAAACCATACTCCTCTGGACTGAAACATCCTGATTAATCATCGCTACCACATAGCCTAACAGATAGATCATCACTTTTCCGGCAACAATCTACCGTATAATGCTGAATGGAATTTTTAATTCATAGATCTTACAAGCTATGGAATATAATATTCACTCGCTTGTGTCTCATATTGCCTGTTGTCGCCATTATTTCATCGCGAGGAAAGATATGAACGGCTTACTTCGTATTCGTCAGCGTTACCAGCAGCTTGCCCAGAGTGATAAAAAACTGGCGGACTATCTCCTGCTACAACCTGATACGGCGCGCCATTTAAGTTCGCAGCAATTGGCCAACGAAGCTGGGGTCAGTCAATCCAGCGTAGTGAAATTCGCACAAAAACTCGGCTATAAAGGTTTTCCAGCCTTAAAACTGGCGTTAAGCGAAGCTCTGGCGAGCCAGCCGGAATCCCCTTCTGTCCCCATTCATAACCAAATTCGCGGTGATGATCCGCTGCGACTGGTCGGTGAAAAGCTCATAAAAGAAAACACGGCGGCCATGTATGCAACGCTGAACGTTAACAGTGAAGAGAAATTGCATGAATGCGTGGTGATGCTGCGTTCTGCGAGGCGGATTATTTTGACTGGCATTGGCGCTTCGGGTCTGGTAGCGCAAAACTTTGCCTGGAAACTGATGAAGATTGGTTTCAATGCTGCCGCAGAACGCGATATGCATGCGTTGCTCGCTACTGTACAGGCATCTTCACCGGACGACCTGTTATTAGCCATCTCTTACACTGGTGTACGACGTGAGTTAAATCTCGCGGCAGATGAGATGCTGCGCGTGGGTGGAAAGGTGCTGGCAATTACCGGTTTCACGCCGAATGCTCTGCAACAACGAGCGTCCCACTGCCTGTATACTATTGCCGAAGAACAGGCGACGAATAGTGCATCGATCTCCGCTTGTCACGCTCAGGGAATGCTTACAGATTTGCTGTTCATTGCGCTAATCCAGCAGGACCTGGAACTGGCGCCTGAGCGCATTCGCCACAGCGAAGCACTGGTGAAAAAACTGGTTTGAGCAAAGAATGCGCGTATAATGCCCGCCCGGTTTGTGTTGTTTTGAGAGTTTCCTTATGGCGCTGTTAATCACTAAAAAATGCATCAATTGTGATATGTGTGAACCTGAATGCCCGAATGAGGCGATTTCAATGGGAGATCATATCTACGAGATTAACAGCGATAAGTGTACCGAATGCGTAGGTCACTACGAGACGCCAACCTGCCAGAAGGTGTGTCCGATCCCTAATACTATTGTGAAAGATCCGGCGCATGTCGAGACAGAAGAGCAGTTGTGGGATAAATTTGTGCTGATGCATCACGCAGATAAAATTTAATATTCTGCTCTGGAAGTAGAGTATTAATTATTTATAGACAAAAGCTTAACACTATTATATTTATTCAAATAATGACAACAGCATAATC
The DNA window shown above is from Escherichia sp. E4742 and carries:
- a CDS encoding MurR/RpiR family transcriptional regulator, whose product is MNGLLRIRQRYQQLAQSDKKLADYLLLQPDTARHLSSQQLANEAGVSQSSVVKFAQKLGYKGFPALKLALSEALASQPESPSVPIHNQIRGDDPLRLVGEKLIKENTAAMYATLNVNSEEKLHECVVMLRSARRIILTGIGASGLVAQNFAWKLMKIGFNAAAERDMHALLATVQASSPDDLLLAISYTGVRRELNLAADEMLRVGGKVLAITGFTPNALQQRASHCLYTIAEEQATNSASISACHAQGMLTDLLFIALIQQDLELAPERIRHSEALVKKLV
- the yfhb gene encoding phosphatidylglycerophosphatase C, translated to MATHERRVVFFDLDGTLHQQDMFGSFLRYLLRRQPLNTLLVLPLLPVIAMALLIKGRAARWPMSLLLWGCTFGHSEARLQALQADFVHWFRDNVTAFPLVQERLTTYLLSSDADIWLITGSPQPLVEAVYFDTPWLPRVNLIASQIQRGYGGWVLTMRCLGHEKVAQLERKIGTPLRLYSGYSDSNQDNPLLYFCQHRWRVTPRGELQQLE
- the yfhL gene encoding 4Fe-4S dicluster ferredoxin YfhL, with protein sequence MALLITKKCINCDMCEPECPNEAISMGDHIYEINSDKCTECVGHYETPTCQKVCPIPNTIVKDPAHVETEEQLWDKFVLMHHADKI